One Mycobacterium paraseoulense genomic window, ACACCGAATTGCCGACGGTTGCGGACGTGTTCGAGCGCCAGATCGAGGATGCGCTGGCACGCCCCGACCATGGTGATCGCCATGCCCGCCAATGCCATGTGGTGCGCCCGCTCGGAGTCGGCGGTGAGCCGGGCGCTGTCGGGCACACGGACTTCGCAGAACGACAGGTCGGCCACGTGCAAGACGGGATCGAAGACCGCGGTGCGCCGCGCCGACACCAGGTTCGACGCGATGGCGAACACCCCGGCGTCGGTCACCACCGCCAGGCGATCGACGCGGTCGCCGTCGAGCACGTGCCGCGCGGTACCGTCCAACACCCAGCCCTCGGCGTCCCGGTGCGCCGCGACCCCACCGTACACGGCGGTACCCGATTCGTGCGGGTCGAACCTGTCACCCACCAACGGGGCGAACTGGCTCATCGTGGCCAGGAAGGGGGTGGGGTCGGTCGCGTGGCCCAATTCTTCGAGCACGATGCCCAATTCGACGGCGCTGGCGGGATCGTTCAGCTCGGTCCAGCCCTGGTCCACATACGACTTCCACAAGGGGCTGGGGTCGACGCCCTCCTCGGCGACGCTGCGCACGAGTGCGGGTGGGCACTGCTTGGCGACGGCGTCGCGAACGGTCTTCTGCCACAGCCGCTGATCGGCATCGAACTCCAACAGCATGAAGGCCGCCTCCTGTCATCACCGCCGCGAGCGAGAATACCATTCTCGTGCGCGGAAGTAATAATCTCGAAATGCGGTTATGGCCTGACCGAACCGCGCAAGCCGGGTCCCCGGGCCGGCTCGACGGTCGCCGCCAACTCGTCGGCGGGCTGATCCCAGCGGTCGAGAGCCACGAAGTCGGTGAGGGGCCGTCGGCGCAGTGGCCCGTGCTTGCCCTTGGGCCAACCGACCACGACGTGCCCGGCGATCAGCCAGTCGTCCGGTACGCCGATCGCCTCCCGCAGCAGCCGCTCGCCGCCGTAAGACGCCCAGCTGGTCAGGCATGCCCCCAGCCCCAGGGCGCGCGCGGCCAGCAGAAAGTTCTGCATGGCGGGAAAGATCGACCCGCCGAGCAGAAGCTCGGACGCCGTCGGATAGTGCTGCTGGGCGAACAAGATGGAGGTGAACTCGCCCGCGCGGTCGTGCAATTCGTAGGTCGCGCGGTAGGTGCGGGCACGGCGACTGTTGTCTTCGGGGGCGGGGCGGGCCATGCCGTAGACGGGTTCGATCACCTGCAGCGCCTGGGCCGCCGCCTTGGCCACCACCTCGCGCTGCTCGGGCGACCGCAGCACGACGAAACGCCAGCCCTGTGCGTTGGCGCCGGACGGCGCCCACCTGGCCGCTTCCAGGCACCGCCCCAGGGTAGCGTCGTCGACCGGCTGATCGGTGAAGCGCCGGATCGTCCGCGCGGTCGACATCACTTCCCACACGTCGCTGCTCGCTCCGGTCATGGCTTCTCCTTAGCAATTTTGTTGCGGCACAGATCCGTTCGGCGCCAGCGAAGTCGGATGGGCGTCCGGCATGGGCCAGGGAAAAATCTTCAGAGCCCGCATCGAGTGTCGACTGTAGACCGCGCGGATCGGTCGCGATGCGAGACTGCGCTCAGGACATCGCGGGGCCCGCGCCCCGGAACGAAGGAGAAGGCCTTGGATCGCGAAACCTATCAGCGGGGGCTACACATCCGATCCGCCGTGCTGGGCGAGGAGTATGTCGACCGCGCCCTGGCCGACGCGGACGATTTCACCGGGCCCCTGCAGGACCTCGTCACCGAGTACTGCTGGGGGGCGGTGTGGGGCCGCGAGGAGCTGTCCCGAAAGACGCGCAGCATGCTCAACCTGGCGATGATCTCGGTGCTGAACCGGCCGAACGAACTGCGCACGCACGTCAAGGCGGCGCTGACCAACGGCGTCACCCGCGAGGAGATTCGCGAGATCTTCCTGCAGGTCGCCATTTACGCGGGCGTGCCGGCTGCGGTCGACAGCTTCCGCGTCGCCCGCGAGGCGTTCGCCGAACTAGAGCGGGATTAGGGGATCGTCGTGCAAGTCGGATTCGTCGGGCTGGGGAACATGGGTTTTCCCATGGCACGCCGGCTGATTCAGGAAAACCATGAGGTCGTCGCCTTCGACACGCGCGAAACCGCGCTCGAACGCATCGTCGCCTTGGGGGCCCACCCCGCGTCCTCACCGAAGGACGTCGCCGACCGTACCGAAACGGTGATGGCCAGCCTGCCGACGCCGGGCGCCTCGCTCGACGTGGCGACCGGTCCGGCGGGCGTGATCGAGGGCGCGCGGATCGAACGCTACGTCGACCTGTCCACGGTCGGCAGTCGCACCGCGAATCAGATCCATGACCGGCTCGCCGCGCGGGACATCACGGCGATCGACAGCCCGGTCAGCGGCGGCGTCGGCGGCGCCGCGAAGGGCACCCTCGCGATCATGGTGTCCGGTCCGCGCGCCGGTTTCGAGGCCGTCAGACCCGTGCTCGAGGCGCTCGGCCGGCCCATCTACGTCGGAGCCACACCCGGTTCGGCGCAGACGATGAAGCTGGCCAACAACATCCTGGCGGCCAATGCGCTGGCCGCGACCGCCGAGGTCGTGGTGATGGGCGTCAAGGCCGGGCTCGACCCGGGCGTGATGATCGAAGTGCTCAACGCCGGCTCGGGCGCGACGAGCGCGAGCCGGGACAAGTTCCCCCGCGCGATCCTCCCCCGGACATTCGATTACGGGTTCGCCACCGGGCTGATGGTCAAAGACGTGCACCTCTATCTGGATGAAGCGCAAGCACTCGGCGTGCCCACGGATGTCGCCGCAACGATCTGCCGGTTGTGGGAGAACACCGCGGACGACCAAGGCCCCGAGTCCGACTTCACCACGGTGATCAAACCGCTCGAGAAGGCCGCCGGCGTGACCGTCGGCCCGCATCCTGCGTAGCCAGTCGCCTCCCGGCGCATAGCGGCGGATGGCCCTGATCCATCGGTCGGAGAATGGTATTATCCCGATTTAAGAACGATACTTGCAGCCGCTTCCGAAAAACGCTCCCCACCAGGGACGATGACTAAACGAAACGCTTACCGAAAACCCGTTGATCGACGGTTGAGAAGAATGTTAGATTATCTATCATATGACCCGACTGGGCTCGCGTTGGCCGCCCGAGTCGAAGGATGGCTGTCGTGATCGAACACGCTGACGGAACCCGCACACCACTCGTCGATGCGAGCGTGCACATCTTCTTCCCGTCCAACAAGGCGCTGCGCAAGACCCTGCGTGAGCCGTTCAAGAGTCGTGGCTTCCCCGATTACGAGATGGACTGGTACGGCGCCCCGGGCGGTGAGTACGCGCCCGGCACCGAGGGCCCGGACCGCCAGTACCCCGGATCCGATCCGGAATTCGTTGCCAACGAACTGTTTTCGAAGCGCGGGGTCGACATTGCGGTCCTGCATCCGATGGCGCGCGGCATCATGCCGGACCGGCACCTGGGCACGGCGCTGCACGCCGCGCACAACGAGATGATGGTGTCGGACTGGCTAGAGTCCAGCGAGTTCGGCGACCGGTTCCGCGGCACCATTCGGGTCAATCCCGACGACATCGCCGGCGCGTTGCGGGAGATCGAGAAATGGCGTGCGCATCCGCGGGTGGTCCAGATCGGCGTCCCGCTGCAATCCCGCGAGCTGTACGGCAAACCGCAGTTCTGGCCGCTGTGGGAGGCCGCGGTCGACGCGGGCCTTCCCGTCGCCGCGCACATCGAAGTGGGCAACGGAATCATGTTTCCGCCGACGCCTTCCGGCAACACCCGCACCTACGAGCAATACGTCAGCTTCATGGCGCTCAATTACATCTACCACCTGATGAACATGATCGCCGAGGGAGTGTTCGAGCGCTTCGCCGGACTGAAGTTCGTCTGGGCCGACGGCGCCGGCGACTTCGTAACCCCGTTCATCTGGCGGATGGACACATTCGGGCGGCCGCACCTGGAGCAGACGCCCTGGGCGCCGCGCATTCCCAGCGACTACCTCCCCGGCCACGTGTATTTCGTGCAGGGCAGCCTCGACGGTCCCGGCGACGTGGAGTTCGCCGGTGAATGGTTCGGCTTCACCGGCAAGGAAGACATGGTGATGTTCGGCTCCAGCTACCCGCACTGGCAGTTCGGTGACGCCACGAAGCTGCCCAGCGCACTGTCCGCCGAACAGCGCGAGAAGGTGTGCTGGCGCAACGCGGCGCAGCTCTACGGCATAGACATGCCCGCCGGAGTGGGCGCACAGTATGAGTAAGACGCAAGACCGAGGAGTTCGAAGATGACGTTGACACATTCGCAGGAGCGGGTTCCCGCTGCCGAGCGCATAGCCGTCCGGTGCGTCGACTCGGATGTCCACCCGGCGCCCAAGCGCGGCGAGCTGCTTCCGTACATCCCCGAGCCGTGGCGCAGCAAGTACTTCCTCAACCGCAATGTCGGTGAGCTGATCTTCTACGACGCCCCCGACTACGCGCACTCCTACGCGATGCGCGTGGACACGTTCCCGCCCAACGGCGAGTTCCCCTGCAGCGACCCGGACTTGGCGTTCCGCCAGCTGATCATGGAGGCGGGCTCCGACATCGCGATCCTGGAACCGGCCGCCTACCCGGCCCGCCTGCCCGAAGCGCAACACGCGATGTCGTACGCGCTGAACGACTGGCAGGCCAATCACTGGCTGGACAGCCACCACAACTGGCACGAGCGGTGGCGCGGTTCGATCTGCATCGCCATCGAGGAGCCGCAAGAGTCCGTGCGCGAAATCGAGCGCTGGGCAGGACATCCCTACATGGCGCAGATCCTGATCAAGGCGGAGCCCAAGCCGTCGTGGGGCCATCCCAAATACGACCCGATCTGGGCGGCGGCGACCAAGCACGACATCACCGTGAGCTGCCACCTGTCGCGCAGCCAGTTCGACGAATTACCGATTCCGCCGGTGGGATTCCCCAGCTACAACCACGACTTCATGGTGACCTATTCGCTGTTGGCGGCCAACCAGGTGATGAGCCTGATCTTCGACGGCGTCTTCGACCGCTTCCCGACCCTGCGGATCGTCTTCGTCGAGCACGCGTTCACCTGGATCCTGCCCCTGATGTGGCGGATGGACGCGATCTACGACGCACGCAAGTCATGGGTGGACATCAAGCGCAAGCCGTCCGAGTACGTCAAGGACCACATCAAGTTCACCACCCAGCCGCTGGACTACCCCGAAGACAAGACCGAGCTGACCCGCGCGCTCGAATGGATGGAGTGCGAGAAGATCCTGCTCTTCTCCTCGGACTACCCGCACTGGACGTTCGACGACCCCCGCTGGTTGGTCAAGCACCTCCCCAAAGCGGCCCGCGACGCGGTGATGTACAAGAACGGCATCGCGACTTACCACCTGCCCGAGACCGTTCCGGTCCTCGAGGGTCAGACCCGGGTGCTCTGACTTGACCATTGAACAAGAAGGGGCGACCAAACGGCCCGGGCCCCGCCTCGCCCAGGGCCGCGAGCATGTCGTCGCAACCGTAGACGAGATCCCACCGGGCAAGCACAAGCTGGTACCCATCGGGCGGCATGGCGTCGGTGTCTACAACGTCAACGGCAGCTTCTATGCCATCGCGAATTACTGCCCCCACCAAGGTGGTCCGCTGTGTTCGGGACGTGCCCGGGGACGGACGATCGTCGACGAAACCGCTCCGGGTGACTCGGTCATGGTGCGCGACCTGGAATACATCTATTGCCCCTGGCACCAATGGGGTTTCGAGCTCGCGACCGGCACGACCGCAGTCAAACCGGAATGGAGCATCCGCACCTACCCGGTGCGCATCGTGGGCAACGACGTTCTGGTGCAGGCCTAACCACAGGAGAATCGCGTGCCGTCTATCGAGATCAACGGGGGAAACGTCGTCTACGAAATCCTCGGTGACTCAGGTGATCTCATTGCGCTGACGCCGGGTGGGCGGTTTAGCAAGGAGATCGAGGGCCTGCGCCCGCTTGCCGACGCACTCGCGGGCGGCGGCTATCGCGTGTTGCTCTGGGACCGGCCGAACTGCGGCGCTTCCGACGTGCAGTTCTACGGGCAGAGCGAGTCGCACATGCGCGCCGAGACGCTGCACAAGCTGGTGACCGGGCTGGGCTTCGAGCGCTGCATCCTCGCCGGGGGGTCCGGCGGCGCAAGGGATTCCATGCTGACCACGATGCTCTACCCCGAGATGGTCACCAAGCTCGTGGTGTGGAACATCGTCGGCGGTATCTACGGCAGCTTCGTGCTGGGCTCCTTCTACATCATCCCGAGCATTCTCGCGGTGCGCGGCACCGGAATGGACGGCGTGGTCAAGGTGCAGGAATGGCGCGATCGCATCGAGGAAAACCCGAACAACAAACAGCGGTTCCTCGACTTCGACAAAGACGAGTTCCTCAAGGTCATGCTGCGCTGGCTCAACGCGTTCGTGTCCAAGCCCGGGCAGACGATTCCCGGGGTCGAGGACGAGATGTTCGACCGAATCAAGGTTCCCACGTTGATCATTCGCGGCGGCGAGAACGACATGGATCACCCCAAGCGAACATCCCTCGAGGTGAGTTGCCTGATCAAGGGGTCCAAGCTCATCGATCCGCCGTGGCCGGAGGACGCGTGGGAACGTGCGTCCGAGGACCGCGCGGCCGGGCGGGTGCAGCACTTCAACATGTTCGACACGTGGGTGCAGGCCGCGCCCGCGATCCTCGAGTTCCTGGGCTCGTGATGGTGCTAGACCGTGCGAATGTGAACCTCGCAGTTCAGCGACGCCTCCAGCGCCGTGTGGATTCGGCTCTCCGGGAGGCGTTCCAGATCCTCCTCACGCAGCGTCACGTACACGATGTCGAAACCGTCGTCACCCGGGGTCCGCTCGATATCACCGGTGAGCCCGAAACCGGACAGCACACCGTGCGCGTCAGCGTCGGTGCCCCGGCTGATGAAGGTGACCACACCGGGAACCGGGGAGCCGCCGAACACATTGGCGCACAACTCGATCGCCGCCTTCTTGGCCTCGTCACCGTGTTCGGCCGCGATCAGCACTTCGACCTCCCGGCGGCCCACCGGCATCGCCGCAAGGTCGTTCGCGACCACGTCGGCACCCGCCTCACGCGCAACCCGAAGGAGCTCTGCCATGCCGCCTCGTAGCTGCGCGGGCGTGTACGCGCTTTCCGGGTCAACATTGACGCGCACCACCGCAGTTCGCATGGGTGCAAGCCTAACCAGGACGATGGCGGGCCAGTCGTGAACACCGCGCAATCCACCAGCATCAGCGCCGCCACCTGCCCCGGCTGTGAACCCCGGTTGTTGGTAGAAGGGACGCCCAGGTCCGGCGAAGACCTCACGGCGTACCGACGGCTCGGCGGATACCGGCCGCTCGTCGACGCCGATGCCTTGCTGCGCGAGGTCGAAGCCAGCGGACTGGTCGGCCGCGGTGGCGCGGCCTTTCCGCTCGCGACCAAGTTGCGCGCGGTACGCGACAATGGTCGCAGCGCCGCTGGCTCGATCGTCGTCGCGAATGGCGAAGAGGGAGAACCGGCTTCGGTCAAAGACCGCTGGCTGCTGCGCAACCGCCCACACCTGATTCTGGACGGGCTCCGGCTGGCGGCCGCGGTCATCGAAGCGGACCGCGGCTATGTCTACGTGTCCGACCCGGAATCGGCGCACAGCGTTGAGGCCGCGCTCGACGAGCTTGATCCCGACGCGTTCGGTGGCATAACGGTCGACATGTTGACCGTGCAGCCCGGGTACGTGGCCGGCGAGGAGACGGCCGCCGTCCGCGCGATCAACGGCGGCCCGGCCAAACCGACGGACAAGCCCCCACGCCCCTTCGAGACCGGCGTCGGTGATCGGCCCACACTGGTGAGCAACGTCGAGACTCTGGCCAACCTGCCGTACCTGCAGGGCCACGGCGCTGCGGCGTTCCGTTCGCAGGGCACATCGCTCTCCCCGGGCACCTTCCTGGCCACCATCACCGGGGCCGGCCGGCCGGCCGTCCTCTACGAGCTTCCGCACGGTATGCCGTTCACCGAACTTCTTGCGCTACACGGCGTTCCGGCGGATCAGGTGCGCGGGGCATTGATGGGCGGTTACTTCGCCGGTTTGCTCAACCGCACCGTGCTGGAGACGACCTTGGACCACGAGTCGATGCGGCGGCTCGGCAGTGGCCTGGGTTGCGGCGCGATCTCAGTGATCACCGACGACTGCCCCGTCGCGGTCGCGGCGTCCGTGCTGGCCTACTTCGACCGGGAGAACGCCGGGCAGTGCGGTTCGTGCTTCAACGGTACGGCGGCGATGGCCGCGGCCGCCGGCGCGCTGCGCGACGGTGCCGCGACGACGGAAGACGTCGAGCGGCTGCGCCGCTGGTCGGTGCTGCTGCGCGGGCGCGGCGCGTGCGCAACACTGGACGCCGCTACCAACGTCGCCGCCAGCCTGCTCGGTCAATTCCCCGGCGAAGTCGCCGCCCACCTCGACGGCGCATGCCCGGACTGCACCCGCGGCGCCTTCCGCGCCGACCGTCCCTACGAGGCGGAAGCTGTGAGGCTGACATGAAGATCCGCTTGGACCGCACCGTGTGCGACGGCTTCGGGATCTGCGCGAAATACGCGCCGGGATACTTCTCGCTCGACGACTGGGGCTATGCGTCCCTCATCGGCGACGGCTCCGTGGCGGAGCCGGATCGCGATGCGGTCATGCGCGCCCTGATGGACTGCCCGGTGCACGCCATCGCCGAGATCGGCGAACGCACCTCGCCGGCGCCGCACCCGCCGCTCACCGACGCGGACGACCCCGCCGAGCACCTCAAAACCGAAGAGAACGAGGCGGAATGGGGATTCACGCGTTGAGCCGGGGCTCACGAAGAGCCGCGCTGTCGCCCCAGAATGCCGCTGGACATGGTCATGGCGGTCTCAACGGAATAGGCTGACAGCAGCCAAAGTCAGGATGGCCCCAATGGGAGGCCCACCATGAGATGGTTCGTTCGTCGACTGGCCGCCGCCATCGCGGTTGCCTTCGTGGCGACGGCGGTCGCGGTGATCGCGAGGCCGGCAATCGGCTCGGCGGAGTGCGTCGACAACATGTCGTGGAATCCGGCGACCCGCGAGTGCAAGCCGCCGCCGGCAGCGCCGGCGTGGTACACGCTCCCGCCGCCATACGCCCCGTCATTCGCCGGGCACGATGTGCCGCCGCCTCCGCCACAGCCGTGGTGGACATCGGAGCCCCCGATGTGGAGTGTCGGCTTTCACCAGTGGGGCATCTACGTAGGCGGTGTCTGGGTGCCGCTGTGATCTCGCCACCCCGCGGTGATAACGTAATTCTCCGATTCGTATAACGGTCCTACCAAGAGCGCTCGGGGGCCGTTCCGACTCGCGGAGGTAACGTGTCAGCAGCACAGGGACGACCGTTGCCCCTGATCACGCAGGACAACGAATTCTTCTGGACTTCGGGCGCCGACGGCGCGTTGCGGCTGCAGCAATGCAATAGCTGCGAATCGCTGATCCATCCGCCGGCGCCGGTGTGCCGGTACTGCCGGTCGCGCGATATGGGCGTGCGGGCGGTCTCGGGCCGGGCAACGCTCGCCGGGTTCACCATCAATGAACGGTTCAGTTTGCCCGGCATGCCGGCGCCGTACGTGATCGCCCAGGTCGCCATCGCCGAAGATCCGCGGGTTCGGTTGACCACCAACATCATCGAGTGCGAGCCGGATCGGCTCGAACTCGGCCAACAGGTCGAAGTCGTCTTCGAGCAGGTCGAGGACGTGTGGTTTCCGCTGTTCCGGCCGGTACAAGACGCCGAGCCCGGTCCACTGCCCGTCGACGAAATAGCGCCGGAGCGCTTCGGCGAGCATGTACGCCCGATGCTGACCACCGAGAAGTTCGAAGACAAGGTCGCGCTGACCGGGATCGGCATGTCGCCGATCGGCCGCCGCCTGATGCAGCCGCCGTTGGCGCTGACCGTGCAGGCGTGCGAAGCGGCCATCGCCGACGCCGGCCTGGCGTACGCAGACATCGACGGCCTGTCGACCTACCCCGGCGCGATCAACGTCGGCGGCTTCGGGGAGGGCGGGGTGACCGCGCTGGAAGCGGCGCTCGGCATCCGGCCCACGTGGCACAACGGCGCCATGGAAACATTCGGCCCGGGCGGATCGTTGATCGCGGCCATGCAGGCGGTCGCCTGCGGCCTGGCCCGTCACGTGCTCTGCTTCCGCACGCTGTGGGAAGCCACCAACGGCGAGCTGATGAAGCAGGGAAAGATCAGCCCGTCGATGGGCCGGATGTCGGGCTGGCAAATGCCATTCGGCGCAACATCTGCGGCCCACACCTTGGCCATGAACGCGCAGCGGCACTTTCACCGTTACGGCACCACGAAGGAGACTCTCGGCTGGATCGCGTTGAACCAGCGGGCCAACGCCGAGCTGAACCCCACGGCGGTCTACCGAAGTCCGATGACGATGGACGACTATCTGAACGCGCGGCCGATCACCACACCCTTCGGCCTCTACGACTGCGACGTGCCGTGCGACGGCGCGATAGCGGTCATCGTCTCCGCCGTCGACGCCGCCCGCCATCTCGCCAAGTCGCCGGTGCTGGTGGAAGCGGTGGGAACGCAGATCATCGAACGCATCGACTGGGACCAGAGCACTCTCACCCACGAGCCGCAGGTACTGGGCCAGGCCGCGCACGTGTGGACACGCACGACGTTGCGCCCCAACGACGTTGACGTCGCCGAACTCTACGACGGCTTCACCATGAACTGCCTGTCGTGGATCGAGGCGCTGGGCTTCTGCGGCATCGGCGAGGCCAAGGAGTTCCTCGACGGCGGCAAGAACATCGCCCGCGACGGCCAGCTACCGCTCAACACACACGGCGGCCAGCTCTCGCACGGCCGGACCCACGGCATGGGCCTCGTCCACGAGGCGGTCACCCAGCTGCGCGGGGAGGCCGGGGACCGCCAGGTCGCCGGCGCCCGCGTCGGCGTGGTCAGCAGCGGCGGTCTCACCCCCAGCGGTGTGCTGCTGTTGCGAGCGGACGAATGACCCGCCCCGCTGCCCGGCCCAGGCTGGTGATCGTCGACGGCGTGCCGATGTCGGCGCTCATCGCCGAATCCGCCGAGCCCAAGGCCGTGATCGTCGCCATCCACGGCGGAGGCACCACCGCGGCCTATTTCGATTGCCCGGGCCACCCGTCGTTGTCGCTGTTACGGACCGGCGCGGCAACCGGATTCACCGTGGTGGCGCTCGACCGGCCCGGCTACGGCAGCTCCGCGCCCTATCCGGAGGCGATGGCCCTGCCCGAGCAGCGGGTCAACCTCGCCTACGGGGCGGTGGACCGCATCCTCGGTGATCGGCCACGCGGCGCGGGGTTGTTCCTGATGGGCCATTCCGGGGGGTGCGAACTCGTGATGCGGATGGGCGCCGACGAGCGCGGCGCCGAGCTGCTGGGCATCGAACTGGCCGGCACCGGCCGCCGCTACCATCCGGCGGCCCGGGACATCCTGAAGACCGCTACCCGCGAGCGCCGCCCGGCCGGCCTGCGTGAGTTGCTGTGGCACCCCGAAAACCTTTACCCGCCAGAGGTTCTCACCGGCGCCACGGTCTCTCCGACCGCGCCGTCCTATGAGGACCAGATGGTCTCCAATTGGGCCCGCCAGGATTTTCCGGCGCTTGCGCCCGCGGTGCGGGTCCCGGTGCAATTCAGCATCGCCGAACACGAAAAGGTCTGGCAGAACGATCCTTCCGCGGTGGCCGAGATCGAGGAGCTGTTCTCCGGCTCGCCGCGATTCACCGTGCATCGGCAGCCCGACGCGGGACACAACATGAGCCTGGGTCACACCGCGTCCGACTACCACGCGAAGGTTTTTGCGTTCGTCGACGACTGTGTGGCGGCCCGCGCGAATCGCCTTGACGCAGAAGGCGACCTGGAGGCCGGATGAGAGTCGGATTCATCGGCCTGGGCAGTCAGGGCGGCCCGATGGCGCGGCGGATCGTCGAGGGCGGTTACCAGACCACGCTGTGGGCGCGCAGGCCCGCGACCCTGGAGCCGTTCGCCGACACCACGGCGAAGGTCGCCGAGTCACCGGCCGGGCTCGCGGCGGCCAGCGATCTGGTGTGTCTTTGCGTCGTGGGTGACGCGGACATCGACGAGCTCGTCGACGGCGAGCGCGGGCTGTTGGTGGCGATGAAGCCGGGGGGCGTGATCGCGGTGCACAGCACCGTACACCCCAACACGTGCCGCGAACTGGCGAAGAAGGCGGCGACCAAAGGCGTTTCGGTCATCGACGCGCCGGTGAGCGGCGGTGCACCGGCGGCCTCCGAAGGGCGCCTGATGGTGATGGTCGGCGGCGACGCCGACGTCGTCGAGCGGTGCCGCCCGGTCTTCGCAACCTACGCCGACCCGATAGTCCACCTCGGGGAGCTGGGTTCCGGTCAAACCACCAAGCTGCTCAACAACCTGCTGTTCACCGCCCACCTGGCCACCGCGGCCAGCGCGCTGTCGCTGGCCGGCGCCCTCGGCGTCGACCCGGACCGCCTCACCGAAGTCGTCTCACGCAGCAGCGGGAACAGCTTCGCGCTCAACGCCCTTGGCGGGATCGGCGGATTGGACCGGCTCGCCGGCGTGGCCGGGGCGCTGCTGCAGAAGGACGTCCGCCTGGTGGTCGACTTGGCCGACCGGGCCGGGACGAGCGGTGGCGCCGTGCTGGAGGCGGCCGACGCCGCCCTGGCCCTGATGGGCCATCCACGGTGAGGGTCGGATTCGTCGGCGCCGGACGGATGGGCCGTCCCATCGTGTCCCGTCTGCTGACGGCCGGGCATGACGTTCAAGTGTTGGGCCGAACGGCCGAGAAGCGGTGCGAGCTCGAGAAGCTCGGCGCGCGTGCGGTCCGCGACGTCGCCGAGGCCGCCGCGCTGGCCGACATCGTGCTGCTCTGCGTGTTCACCGATCAGCAGGTGCGGGAGGTATGCCTGGACGGCGGGTTGCTGTCCGCGATGCCGTCCGGCGCGGCGCTGGTGGTGCACACCACAGCCAGCCCGAAAACGATCGACGCCCTCGCCGCAATCGCCGATGGGCTCGACGTCATCGATGCCGCGATCAGCGGCGGCCCACACGACGCCGCCGCCGGCCGGCTCACGCTGTTCGTGGGCGGCGCCGACGACGCGGTCACGCGGGTGCGGCCGGTGCTGAGCAGCTACGGCGATCCCGTCTTGCACGTCGGCCCGCGCGGCTCCGGCCAGAAAGTGAAGCTTGTGAACAACGCCCTCTTCGCGGGTCATATCGGGCTGCTCGCGGAGGCCATGCGATTGGGTGAGCGTCTCGGCGTGCCGGAATCGACGCTGCTGAGGGCGCTGGCGCACGGCAGCGCGGCCAGCCGCGTACTGAACCTGGTGGCGGCGGGCGGCTCCGTCGCATCGTTCCTCGACGTTGCCGGCGAATTCGTGAACAAGGACGTCGCCGTCGTGCGCGGCATCAGTGAAGAACTCGGCAGCGATCTGGGCGCCCTCGAGGAGGTCATCCAGTCCATCGACGTCGCGAAGAGGGTTTGAGAAGCTGGCGTTTCGCTCTTTCCGGTTCGTCACGAAGGTATTACCGTTACCGTTACAGTCAACGA contains:
- a CDS encoding NAD(P)-dependent oxidoreductase; translation: MRVGFIGLGSQGGPMARRIVEGGYQTTLWARRPATLEPFADTTAKVAESPAGLAAASDLVCLCVVGDADIDELVDGERGLLVAMKPGGVIAVHSTVHPNTCRELAKKAATKGVSVIDAPVSGGAPAASEGRLMVMVGGDADVVERCRPVFATYADPIVHLGELGSGQTTKLLNNLLFTAHLATAASALSLAGALGVDPDRLTEVVSRSSGNSFALNALGGIGGLDRLAGVAGALLQKDVRLVVDLADRAGTSGGAVLEAADAALALMGHPR
- a CDS encoding thiolase C-terminal domain-containing protein; the encoded protein is MSAAQGRPLPLITQDNEFFWTSGADGALRLQQCNSCESLIHPPAPVCRYCRSRDMGVRAVSGRATLAGFTINERFSLPGMPAPYVIAQVAIAEDPRVRLTTNIIECEPDRLELGQQVEVVFEQVEDVWFPLFRPVQDAEPGPLPVDEIAPERFGEHVRPMLTTEKFEDKVALTGIGMSPIGRRLMQPPLALTVQACEAAIADAGLAYADIDGLSTYPGAINVGGFGEGGVTALEAALGIRPTWHNGAMETFGPGGSLIAAMQAVACGLARHVLCFRTLWEATNGELMKQGKISPSMGRMSGWQMPFGATSAAHTLAMNAQRHFHRYGTTKETLGWIALNQRANAELNPTAVYRSPMTMDDYLNARPITTPFGLYDCDVPCDGAIAVIVSAVDAARHLAKSPVLVEAVGTQIIERIDWDQSTLTHEPQVLGQAAHVWTRTTLRPNDVDVAELYDGFTMNCLSWIEALGFCGIGEAKEFLDGGKNIARDGQLPLNTHGGQLSHGRTHGMGLVHEAVTQLRGEAGDRQVAGARVGVVSSGGLTPSGVLLLRADE
- a CDS encoding alpha/beta hydrolase; the encoded protein is MTRPAARPRLVIVDGVPMSALIAESAEPKAVIVAIHGGGTTAAYFDCPGHPSLSLLRTGAATGFTVVALDRPGYGSSAPYPEAMALPEQRVNLAYGAVDRILGDRPRGAGLFLMGHSGGCELVMRMGADERGAELLGIELAGTGRRYHPAARDILKTATRERRPAGLRELLWHPENLYPPEVLTGATVSPTAPSYEDQMVSNWARQDFPALAPAVRVPVQFSIAEHEKVWQNDPSAVAEIEELFSGSPRFTVHRQPDAGHNMSLGHTASDYHAKVFAFVDDCVAARANRLDAEGDLEAG
- a CDS encoding alpha/beta fold hydrolase → MPSIEINGGNVVYEILGDSGDLIALTPGGRFSKEIEGLRPLADALAGGGYRVLLWDRPNCGASDVQFYGQSESHMRAETLHKLVTGLGFERCILAGGSGGARDSMLTTMLYPEMVTKLVVWNIVGGIYGSFVLGSFYIIPSILAVRGTGMDGVVKVQEWRDRIEENPNNKQRFLDFDKDEFLKVMLRWLNAFVSKPGQTIPGVEDEMFDRIKVPTLIIRGGENDMDHPKRTSLEVSCLIKGSKLIDPPWPEDAWERASEDRAAGRVQHFNMFDTWVQAAPAILEFLGS
- a CDS encoding NADH-ubiquinone oxidoreductase-F iron-sulfur binding region domain-containing protein, whose translation is MNTAQSTSISAATCPGCEPRLLVEGTPRSGEDLTAYRRLGGYRPLVDADALLREVEASGLVGRGGAAFPLATKLRAVRDNGRSAAGSIVVANGEEGEPASVKDRWLLRNRPHLILDGLRLAAAVIEADRGYVYVSDPESAHSVEAALDELDPDAFGGITVDMLTVQPGYVAGEETAAVRAINGGPAKPTDKPPRPFETGVGDRPTLVSNVETLANLPYLQGHGAAAFRSQGTSLSPGTFLATITGAGRPAVLYELPHGMPFTELLALHGVPADQVRGALMGGYFAGLLNRTVLETTLDHESMRRLGSGLGCGAISVITDDCPVAVAASVLAYFDRENAGQCGSCFNGTAAMAAAAGALRDGAATTEDVERLRRWSVLLRGRGACATLDAATNVAASLLGQFPGEVAAHLDGACPDCTRGAFRADRPYEAEAVRLT
- a CDS encoding ferredoxin, producing MKIRLDRTVCDGFGICAKYAPGYFSLDDWGYASLIGDGSVAEPDRDAVMRALMDCPVHAIAEIGERTSPAPHPPLTDADDPAEHLKTEENEAEWGFTR